The Acidobacteriota bacterium genomic interval GCTGCCGGGTTTCGTTCTGAAGCTGGAAGGTCTCATTGATTGATTGGCGTTCTACGAGGACTAGGTCTCTCGGCTTTTTGTAACTGGAAAATGACGAATAATCGAAGGCCAAGCTGCAAGTTTCAATCACCGGGAGATTAGGTATGAGCTTACCGCGGACGATAGCGCGCTATACCGTCGAGGAATATCTCGCCCTGGAACGAGGGTCCGAAGAACGTCACGAATACCTGGACGGACAGATTTACGCGATGGCCGGTGAGAGCATCGAACACGCCGACATCAGTTCCAATCTGGTTGGCATACTCAACCCACAATTGAGGGGCACACCGTGTCGCGTGTGGACGAAGGACTCAAAAGTCCTCAGCGGTCCTGCCATTAGATCCTACAAGAGCATCAAAGGACTGTTCTCTTACCCCGATATCGTGGTCGTTTGTGGAGAGCCCCGATTCCTCGATGAGCATCGAGACGTGTTACTTAATCCGACCCTTATTATCGAAGTA includes:
- a CDS encoding Uma2 family endonuclease encodes the protein MSLPRTIARYTVEEYLALERGSEERHEYLDGQIYAMAGESIEHADISSNLVGILNPQLRGTPCRVWTKDSKVLSGPAIRSYKSIKGLFSYPDIVVVCGEPRFLDEHRDVLLNPTLIIEVLSPSTESFDRGEKFRRYRTHLASLTDYVQVSQALPLIEHFRRQSNDEWVLSTVSDMAGSLHLASINCTLRMTEVYDRVSFPEEEAPETSSSE